The proteins below are encoded in one region of Candidatus Saccharimonadales bacterium:
- the rpsK gene encoding 30S ribosomal protein S11: MAQATKKTTVKKSRKRSVPNGQVHIQASFNNTIISFTDPKGNVLGWSSAGANGFKGSRKGTAYAAQLASETAAEKVKDYGVKQVEVFVRGIGQGREAAIRALMNTEIMVTSIKDVTGVPHNGCRPRKARRV, translated from the coding sequence ATGGCCCAAGCTACTAAGAAGACTACCGTTAAGAAGAGCCGCAAACGTTCAGTACCGAACGGACAGGTTCATATTCAAGCTAGTTTTAATAATACGATCATCAGTTTTACCGACCCTAAAGGTAATGTGTTGGGCTGGTCTAGTGCTGGAGCTAACGGTTTCAAAGGCTCACGCAAGGGTACGGCCTACGCCGCTCAGTTAGCTAGCGAGACTGCTGCCGAGAAGGTGAAAGACTATGGCGTTAAACAAGTAGAGGTTTTCGTCCGTGGCATCGGTCAAGGGCGCGAAGCCGCTATTCGAGCTTTGATGAATACCGAGATTATGGTAACTAGCATCAAGGATGTAACCGGCGTCCCTCATAACGGTTGCCGCCCACGGAAGGCAAGGAGAGTCTAA
- the rpsD gene encoding 30S ribosomal protein S4, which yields MARDLTPIVKRSRREGVALHPKAHKIMARRKALPGERAGARRGKVTQYAQQLREKQKVKRMYGLLEKQFRRLVQEAERRDGVTGELLLEYLERRLDNTVYRLHLAPSRTAARQLVTHGHIMLNGRRVDIPSIRVKPGDEIAVRPKSAKNAYFEALEIDEEPNLSWLSLNKSKMTAKVTGIPQREEAEPEISEQLIIEFYSR from the coding sequence ATGGCACGAGATTTAACCCCAATCGTAAAACGCAGTCGCCGTGAAGGCGTCGCCCTACACCCGAAGGCTCATAAGATTATGGCGCGGCGTAAGGCTCTACCTGGTGAACGGGCCGGCGCCCGTCGCGGCAAGGTAACCCAATACGCCCAGCAGTTACGTGAGAAGCAGAAGGTTAAGCGTATGTACGGACTACTCGAAAAGCAGTTCCGCCGTCTAGTCCAAGAGGCCGAACGGCGTGATGGCGTGACCGGAGAGCTCCTGCTTGAGTACCTAGAACGCCGTCTGGACAATACCGTCTATCGACTACATCTAGCACCTAGCCGTACAGCTGCCCGACAGCTCGTGACACACGGCCACATTATGCTTAACGGACGTCGGGTCGACATTCCATCGATTCGAGTGAAGCCGGGAGATGAGATCGCGGTCAGGCCTAAAAGCGCTAAGAACGCTTATTTTGAAGCCCTCGAGATCGATGAGGAACCTAACCTTAGTTGGTTGTCACTTAATAAGAGTAAGATGACGGCAAAGGTGACCGGGATACCACAGCGGGAAGAGGCCGAACCAGAGATCAGCGAGCAGTTAATAATTGAATTCTATTCAAGATAA
- a CDS encoding DNA-directed RNA polymerase subunit alpha, with protein sequence MNSIQDKGSTFMHNIHLPDIITTSEDPHKGSFVIEPLHRGFGVTIGNSLRRVLLSSLGGAAVTAFSVAGASHEFTTLEGVKEDVVTITLNLKRLRLRVFSDAPQTITLKKKGKGIVTAADITTNADVEIANPEQTIATLDNDKASIDMTIQVEKGRGYSPVEDRGNQLPIGMIGLDALFSPVERVRYKVENTRVAQVTDLDKLIIDIETDGTVLASEALRSAATILVNQFNTIAGGEANSASDVPVEESDELNISVADMELSQRTLNALEKNDITTVKQLIGMSESELKNLKGFGSKAFEEVIGKLKELELK encoded by the coding sequence TTGAATTCTATTCAAGATAAAGGGAGCACATTCATGCACAACATTCACTTACCAGATATTATCACTACCAGCGAAGATCCACACAAAGGCTCTTTCGTAATCGAACCTTTGCACCGTGGTTTCGGTGTAACTATCGGCAACTCACTGCGACGAGTTCTACTCTCATCGCTGGGCGGAGCTGCCGTTACGGCTTTTAGCGTTGCAGGGGCTAGTCACGAGTTCACTACCCTAGAGGGTGTTAAGGAAGATGTCGTCACAATTACGCTTAACCTAAAGCGTCTGCGCTTACGCGTCTTCTCCGATGCGCCCCAGACTATTACTTTGAAGAAAAAGGGGAAGGGTATAGTCACAGCTGCCGACATTACCACTAATGCCGATGTTGAGATAGCCAACCCCGAGCAAACTATCGCAACCCTAGACAACGACAAGGCCAGTATCGACATGACTATCCAGGTCGAGAAAGGTCGCGGTTACTCCCCGGTAGAAGACCGGGGCAACCAACTACCGATCGGCATGATCGGTCTAGACGCTCTATTCTCTCCGGTTGAGCGGGTACGTTACAAGGTAGAGAACACTCGTGTGGCGCAGGTTACTGACCTTGATAAGCTGATTATTGATATCGAAACCGACGGTACAGTATTAGCTAGCGAGGCTCTACGTAGTGCAGCCACTATTCTCGTTAACCAATTCAACACCATCGCCGGTGGCGAAGCTAACTCTGCAAGCGATGTACCGGTAGAAGAAAGTGACGAGCTAAATATTAGCGTAGCCGACATGGAGCTATCTCAGCGCACCCTTAACGCGCTAGAGAAGAACGATATTACTACTGTTAAGCAACTGATCGGAATGAGTGAGTCCGAACTTAAGAACCTTAAGGGCTTCGGCAGTAAGGCGTTCGAGGAAGTTATTGGTAAGTTAAAGGAGCTGGAGCTAAAGTAA
- the rplQ gene encoding 50S ribosomal protein L17, whose protein sequence is MSRPAQRHKLSRTRDQRRALLKGMAESLIIHESILTTKPKARALRPYVEKLVTKARVDNQHARRLVRSRISTDDSLRKLFETIGPRFADRAGGYTRIEAAGWRRGDDAPMARISFVSTDTEESQSTVGVPATTDPVEPAVKPAPAKPAATKKSATKKAAPKPAAKSAAKKPKEALA, encoded by the coding sequence ATGTCACGTCCTGCGCAACGCCACAAACTATCACGTACTCGCGACCAACGACGCGCTCTGCTTAAAGGGATGGCTGAATCTCTGATTATTCATGAGAGTATTCTTACTACTAAGCCTAAGGCTCGGGCATTACGACCGTATGTAGAAAAGCTTGTGACTAAGGCTAGAGTAGATAATCAGCACGCTCGTCGCCTAGTACGCAGTCGGATATCAACCGATGATAGCTTGCGCAAGCTATTTGAAACGATCGGCCCTCGTTTTGCAGATCGGGCCGGTGGTTATACTCGTATCGAAGCCGCTGGCTGGCGGCGTGGCGATGATGCCCCTATGGCCCGAATTAGTTTTGTCTCGACCGACACGGAAGAAAGCCAGAGTACAGTTGGTGTTCCAGCTACTACCGATCCCGTAGAGCCAGCAGTTAAACCGGCACCGGCTAAACCAGCTGCGACCAAGAAGTCCGCTACTAAAAAGGCCGCGCCTAAGCCAGCAGCTAAATCCGCTGCTAAGAAGCCTAAGGAGGCATTGGCATGA